The following are encoded together in the Thermosipho affectus genome:
- a CDS encoding EscU/YscU/HrcU family type III secretion system export apparatus switch protein encodes MKDLKEEFTFRKKIVVALKYNPDTDYIPFVIAKGKEEIAQRIIDIAEKSGVAIVKSPKLVSELYKLEVLQEIPEKLYVAVAEIIAFIETQKGSD; translated from the coding sequence TTGAAGGATTTAAAGGAGGAGTTTACGTTTAGGAAAAAGATTGTCGTTGCACTGAAGTATAATCCAGATACGGATTATATACCTTTTGTTATTGCAAAGGGAAAGGAAGAGATAGCACAAAGAATTATAGATATTGCAGAAAAAAGTGGAGTCGCTATTGTTAAATCTCCGAAGCTTGTTAGTGAATTGTATAAATTAGAAGTGTTACAGGAAATTCCAGAAAAATTGTATGTTGCAGTTGCGGAAATAATAGCTTTTATTGAAACTCAGAAAGGAAGCGATTGA
- a CDS encoding PEGA domain-containing protein, which produces MRKTLICVFLVFGLVIFSEFSINFGIMFGNYDVEPYTLILITEPFLDVYIDGDYIGQTDIFGQLEISFGREGYHFVEIKSDSYMVISKNVFISANGVILKIRPQKAGSIVIFSNVYPVNVYIDNAFYGVVKDKKDELKIPIGAHKLKFLSPGYKVIEKDILISFKEKVPVELNFHKKNLDLYLRNSYDEFSPNGDWYRDKWDLEIFLTTFATITIDIFSENEKVESYRFSGVPGENIFKWNGIKKTGEYLVVVTAYNESEKVMKDTNVKINMEKYTYLKEITILSLFVIFSGIVYVILK; this is translated from the coding sequence ATGAGAAAGACTTTAATTTGTGTTTTTCTAGTATTTGGTTTAGTGATATTTTCAGAGTTTTCTATAAATTTTGGGATAATGTTTGGAAATTATGATGTTGAACCTTACACATTGATTTTAATTACCGAACCATTTTTAGATGTGTATATAGATGGTGACTATATTGGACAAACAGATATTTTTGGACAGTTGGAAATATCTTTTGGACGTGAAGGTTATCATTTTGTTGAAATTAAATCGGATAGTTATATGGTAATATCAAAAAATGTGTTTATTAGTGCAAATGGTGTAATTTTAAAAATTCGTCCCCAAAAAGCGGGAAGTATTGTGATTTTTTCAAATGTTTATCCGGTAAATGTTTATATTGATAATGCTTTTTATGGAGTAGTTAAAGACAAGAAAGATGAGCTTAAAATTCCAATTGGTGCACATAAATTAAAGTTTTTATCACCAGGATACAAGGTTATTGAAAAGGATATTTTGATTAGTTTTAAAGAAAAAGTGCCCGTTGAATTAAATTTTCACAAGAAAAATTTAGATTTGTATCTGAGAAATAGTTATGATGAATTTTCACCTAATGGTGATTGGTACAGAGATAAATGGGATTTGGAGATCTTTTTAACAACATTTGCAACTATTACCATTGATATTTTCAGCGAAAATGAAAAGGTGGAGAGTTATAGGTTTTCTGGAGTACCTGGTGAGAATATTTTCAAATGGAACGGAATTAAGAAGACAGGTGAATATTTGGTTGTGGTAACTGCATATAATGAAAGTGAAAAAGTAATGAAGGATACTAATGTAAAAATAAATATGGAAAAATACACTTATCTAAAAGAAATTACTATTTTAAGTCTTTTTGTGATATTTTCCGGAATAGTTTATGTGATTTTAAAATAG
- a CDS encoding 3D domain-containing protein, translating to MAKYAAIVVLLLFLFSCNYVTYEQFNQLENRVFTMENVVEKHEKQIEELEKNYISLSKSLKRDIERLDKELKNINLKNKVDYLEDFTHKLAFQISSMENQLNKVTADLTSYNIRGIIYRINEVEGLVQKLDLNSVNALLNDAIEKYNNGYAEIYNLADKVRKLELEIQALSETLSEIDNVKSKNDEKSIPAIQIINQVEKINKLESVVNDLILKVDKISSKEGLEKELALVKQISSEISFLRKNFSREDIIDILKLRQGYISYIVRSGDSLYSISKRFNLGNRGVEKLISFNAIVNPRKIIPGQVIKIPVDDFKKFLRIPIDVDPGNILSYFGESRDGITNLGIDIDAAGSEVYPILVGRVTIKGEDVLYIDHGNGILGIYKGIETNLEENDWVDINKPLGKVKKIFHFELWVDGEPKDPLKLLFEYKGRFMVTFYTPWDDGKIPLHPTFRLTRSGKVAREWITAAIDPTLIPLGSYIYIPQLKKLLVAEDTGSLIQGKRIDIYIEDVNIARKNSVKDFDVFILKNGGI from the coding sequence ATGGCAAAGTATGCGGCAATAGTAGTTCTTTTATTATTCTTGTTTTCTTGTAATTATGTAACATATGAACAGTTTAATCAATTGGAAAATAGAGTATTTACTATGGAAAATGTTGTGGAAAAACATGAAAAACAGATAGAAGAGCTTGAAAAAAATTATATTAGTCTTTCAAAGAGTTTGAAAAGGGATATTGAAAGATTAGATAAAGAATTAAAAAACATTAATTTAAAAAACAAAGTAGATTATCTTGAGGATTTTACCCATAAATTAGCGTTTCAAATTTCTAGTATGGAAAATCAATTGAATAAAGTAACTGCTGATTTAACATCGTATAATATTCGTGGAATTATTTACAGGATAAACGAGGTAGAAGGCTTGGTTCAAAAGTTAGATTTGAATTCTGTAAATGCGCTTTTAAATGATGCCATTGAAAAATATAACAATGGATATGCAGAAATTTATAATTTAGCAGATAAGGTAAGGAAGTTAGAATTGGAAATTCAGGCTCTAAGTGAAACATTGTCGGAGATAGATAATGTAAAAAGCAAAAATGACGAGAAGAGTATACCCGCAATTCAAATAATAAATCAGGTTGAAAAGATAAACAAATTGGAAAGTGTGGTTAATGATTTGATACTAAAAGTTGATAAGATTTCATCTAAGGAAGGATTGGAAAAGGAATTGGCATTGGTGAAACAGATTAGTTCTGAAATTAGTTTTTTAAGGAAAAATTTTAGTCGAGAAGATATTATTGATATATTGAAGTTGAGGCAGGGGTATATTTCTTATATTGTAAGAAGTGGAGATTCATTGTATAGTATAAGTAAAAGATTTAATCTGGGAAATAGGGGAGTTGAAAAGCTAATATCATTTAATGCAATAGTGAATCCGAGGAAGATTATTCCAGGTCAAGTCATAAAAATTCCGGTGGATGATTTTAAGAAATTTTTGAGAATTCCGATAGATGTGGATCCTGGGAATATTTTAAGTTATTTTGGGGAATCAAGAGATGGAATTACCAATTTGGGAATAGACATTGATGCCGCAGGTAGTGAAGTTTATCCAATTTTAGTTGGAAGAGTTACAATCAAGGGTGAAGATGTTTTGTATATAGATCATGGAAATGGTATTTTAGGAATTTACAAGGGAATAGAAACTAATTTAGAGGAAAATGACTGGGTGGATATTAACAAACCGCTGGGAAAGGTTAAAAAAATCTTTCATTTTGAATTGTGGGTTGATGGTGAACCTAAGGATCCTTTGAAATTATTATTTGAGTACAAAGGAAGATTTATGGTAACGTTTTATACCCCGTGGGATGATGGAAAAATACCTTTACATCCTACTTTTAGATTAACAAGATCTGGTAAAGTGGCAAGAGAGTGGATTACAGCTGCAATTGATCCCACATTGATCCCTTTGGGTAGTTATATATATATTCCGCAGTTGAAAAAACTACTAGTCGCGGAAGATACTGGGAGTTTGATACAAGGAAAGAGGATAGATATATATATTGAAGATGTAAATATTGCAAGAAAAAATAGTGTTAAAGATTTTGATGTGTTTATACTAAAAAATGGAGGTATTTAA
- a CDS encoding trigger factor, which produces MWILDIFKKHEKKNSREEALKRLDNMMSRRRDIIQKIPQDVFEKNSEEIKREVIRVISAKFNVPVERVKVDCQEEDGYVVIVTNINFK; this is translated from the coding sequence ATGTGGATACTGGATATTTTTAAAAAACATGAAAAGAAGAATTCAAGAGAAGAGGCATTAAAAAGATTGGATAATATGATGAGTAGGAGAAGGGATATTATTCAAAAAATTCCACAAGATGTTTTTGAAAAAAACTCTGAGGAAATAAAAAGAGAGGTTATTAGAGTTATTTCGGCTAAATTTAACGTACCTGTTGAAAGGGTGAAGGTAGATTGTCAAGAAGAAGATGGATACGTGGTAATAGTTACAAACATAAATTTCAAATAA
- the minD gene encoding septum site-determining protein MinD — MAKVYVLTSGKGGVGKTTVTANLGCALAKDGNRVCLIDADVGLKNLDVVLGLENRIIYTILDVVNGNVSPKDALVRHKNLKNLFLLPASQIATKEMITPEDMIKIVEELNGDFDYILIDSPAGIERGFRNAIAPANFAIIVTTPELPAISDADRVIGLLENNGFDDKNIILILNKFKVNMARKGEMLSEMDVQKALAIELIGVIPESDDVIISTNRGMPVVLESEYGISKNFVNIVRRLKGEEIPLESDIPSAINFLAKFFSFFKKR; from the coding sequence ATGGCAAAAGTTTATGTGTTAACTTCGGGAAAGGGTGGGGTTGGAAAAACAACGGTAACGGCAAATTTAGGATGTGCATTGGCAAAAGATGGAAATAGAGTATGTCTTATAGATGCAGATGTAGGTTTAAAAAATTTAGATGTCGTGTTAGGACTTGAAAATAGGATAATATATACCATTTTAGATGTGGTAAATGGTAATGTTTCACCTAAGGATGCTTTAGTAAGACACAAAAATTTGAAAAATCTTTTTTTACTTCCAGCTTCACAAATCGCAACAAAAGAGATGATTACACCCGAGGATATGATAAAAATAGTTGAAGAATTAAATGGAGATTTTGATTACATATTAATTGATTCGCCTGCTGGAATTGAAAGAGGATTTAGAAATGCAATTGCCCCGGCAAATTTTGCGATAATTGTTACAACACCAGAATTGCCTGCTATTTCAGATGCCGATAGGGTGATAGGGTTATTGGAAAACAACGGTTTTGATGACAAGAATATAATACTAATATTAAATAAGTTTAAAGTTAATATGGCTCGTAAAGGAGAAATGTTGTCTGAAATGGATGTCCAAAAAGCACTTGCAATTGAGTTAATTGGTGTTATCCCTGAATCTGATGATGTTATTATTTCAACAAATAGGGGAATGCCGGTTGTATTGGAAAGTGAATATGGTATTTCTAAGAATTTTGTAAACATAGTAAGACGTTTAAAGGGAGAGGAAATTCCATTGGAAAGTGATATTCCTTCTGCAATTAATTTTTTAGCAAAGTTTTTTTCTTTCTTTAAAAAGAGGTGA
- a CDS encoding DUF2225 domain-containing protein, whose protein sequence is MNSLWDKDYKCPVCGKEFKSKKVRIDSVKISSYDEDLKPNFLEVNPFLYEVVVCPYCLYAEYEPKFENTVTVVEKDKIIEALDRLKEKLSEMKSKFVEKRNIDIALKAYGIVIILSTVTKKYCKLADAYLKVAWLLREKGDKNQEDIALAHALKNFEDCYMKSDIPEGKPEEKVLFYLGELNRYFNKKDESIKWFSVLIKKYGRSSSYYAKVGRDRWQSMRQ, encoded by the coding sequence ATGAATAGTTTATGGGATAAGGATTATAAGTGCCCTGTATGTGGTAAAGAATTTAAAAGTAAAAAGGTAAGGATAGATTCAGTGAAAATCTCAAGTTATGACGAAGACTTGAAACCTAACTTTTTGGAAGTTAATCCCTTTTTGTATGAAGTTGTTGTATGTCCGTATTGTCTTTACGCAGAATATGAACCAAAATTTGAAAATACTGTAACTGTTGTTGAAAAAGATAAGATAATTGAAGCATTGGATAGATTAAAAGAGAAACTTTCAGAAATGAAAAGTAAGTTTGTGGAGAAGAGAAATATAGATATTGCCTTAAAGGCATATGGGATAGTTATAATTTTATCAACTGTTACTAAAAAATATTGTAAATTAGCAGACGCATATTTAAAGGTTGCGTGGTTACTTAGAGAAAAAGGTGATAAAAATCAAGAAGATATAGCGCTTGCGCATGCGCTAAAAAATTTTGAAGATTGTTATATGAAATCTGATATTCCAGAAGGAAAACCCGAAGAGAAAGTTTTATTTTATCTTGGAGAGTTAAATAGGTATTTTAACAAAAAAGATGAATCTATAAAGTGGTTTTCTGTACTTATTAAAAAGTATGGAAGAAGCTCTTCGTATTATGCAAAGGTGGGAAGAGATAGATGGCAAAGTATGCGGCAATAG
- a CDS encoding RrF2 family transcriptional regulator gives MAVTMKSEYALRLLLLLSVENKQLSTKGLIERCKNKIPYEFAQKILSKLVSAGILSSSRGKFGGYKLIKNPDEITIYDIVTAVDDITSVITCFVEPGKIKTSPEICTVNEVWQIVMDRFSQSLRSVTLEDLRKSYTKKCEKYERRSKL, from the coding sequence ATGGCAGTTACGATGAAAAGTGAATATGCGTTGAGGTTATTGCTTCTTTTGTCTGTTGAGAATAAGCAACTTAGTACAAAAGGATTGATTGAAAGGTGTAAAAATAAAATACCATATGAATTTGCACAAAAAATTTTGTCCAAATTGGTATCAGCCGGGATTTTATCATCATCTAGGGGAAAGTTTGGAGGTTACAAGCTTATTAAAAATCCCGATGAAATAACCATTTACGATATTGTGACAGCTGTGGATGATATAACTTCTGTGATTACGTGTTTTGTAGAACCGGGGAAAATTAAGACTTCACCTGAAATTTGCACTGTAAATGAAGTATGGCAAATAGTTATGGATAGGTTTTCACAGTCATTGAGATCTGTAACTTTGGAAGATTTACGAAAGTCTTATACAAAAAAGTGTGAGAAGTATGAAAGGAGGAGCAAATTATAA
- a CDS encoding class I SAM-dependent methyltransferase, whose protein sequence is MNFVVTTSYNPSKELIEIAKKLAIEYDVRYLNRNHLPKYLKKGLIDFYYVIDKKKMLSIKWRDGEFFFHQGIAKIRMENIRHGERDYLIESINPSENDVVYDATCGLGSDALLIANYAKKVIATEGSVHIYRVVKWGLSNYVSEEEWINKSKEKIELLNENYKDFIRKVEERAFDVVYCDPMFENPIYESNSLNPLRSFALYEPLTKDDLEEMLRISKKKVVIKTLKKDNLYKEIRKYFDEEYVSRKSGVVYGVINKTEV, encoded by the coding sequence ATGAATTTTGTGGTGACAACGTCGTATAATCCAAGTAAGGAGCTTATAGAAATTGCAAAAAAACTTGCCATAGAATACGATGTAAGGTATTTAAATAGAAATCATTTGCCAAAATATTTAAAAAAAGGTTTGATTGATTTTTATTATGTTATAGATAAAAAAAAGATGTTGAGTATAAAATGGAGGGATGGGGAGTTTTTTTTTCATCAAGGAATTGCAAAAATTAGAATGGAAAATATAAGGCATGGTGAAAGAGATTACTTAATAGAATCTATCAACCCCAGCGAAAATGATGTAGTATATGATGCAACTTGTGGTTTGGGATCAGATGCGCTTCTAATTGCAAATTATGCAAAAAAAGTAATTGCAACGGAAGGATCAGTGCATATATATAGAGTAGTAAAGTGGGGACTTTCAAATTATGTTTCTGAGGAAGAATGGATAAATAAGTCAAAAGAAAAAATAGAATTATTAAACGAAAATTATAAAGATTTTATTCGAAAAGTAGAAGAGCGAGCGTTTGATGTGGTATACTGTGATCCTATGTTTGAAAATCCAATATATGAGAGTAATTCGTTAAATCCTTTGCGCTCCTTTGCTTTGTATGAGCCTCTGACAAAGGATGATTTAGAAGAAATGTTGAGGATTTCAAAGAAAAAAGTGGTAATTAAGACTCTAAAAAAAGATAATTTGTACAAGGAAATAAGGAAATATTTTGATGAAGAGTATGTTTCTAGAAAAAGTGGAGTAGTATATGGAGTAATAAATAAGACGGAGGTGTAG
- the ftsY gene encoding signal recognition particle-docking protein FtsY — protein sequence MGFFEKFKKGLQKTRETFFGKIKSILKGKKLDEETKEEIEELLILSDVGYEATEYILERIEKADGDDAYEALKKVLIDILRGNNDLIISDLPFVISMVGVNGSGKTTTAGKLASYFSKNGKSVVLAACDTFRAAAIDQLKVWGDKTNATIIAHQEGADSAAIAFDAVNHAISKKKDVVILDTAGRLHTKKNLMEELRKINRVIKKKIENAPHEVLLVIDAVTGQNGLQQAKVFKEFVDITGIVLTKLDGTAKGGIAIAIAKELGIPIKFVGLGEGIDDLKPFDAEDFVNALLEGE from the coding sequence ATGGGATTTTTTGAAAAGTTCAAAAAAGGTCTTCAAAAAACAAGAGAAACTTTTTTCGGAAAGATAAAAAGTATTTTAAAAGGTAAAAAGTTGGATGAGGAAACAAAAGAGGAAATAGAAGAACTTTTAATCTTGTCAGATGTTGGATACGAGGCGACTGAATATATTTTAGAAAGGATAGAAAAAGCCGATGGAGATGATGCATATGAGGCATTGAAAAAAGTATTAATTGATATTTTGAGAGGAAATAATGATCTTATAATAAGCGATTTGCCATTTGTTATAAGCATGGTTGGGGTTAATGGTTCTGGAAAAACAACAACTGCTGGGAAGCTAGCTTCATACTTTTCAAAAAATGGCAAGTCTGTTGTTTTGGCTGCTTGTGATACTTTTAGGGCTGCAGCAATTGATCAATTAAAGGTGTGGGGAGATAAGACAAATGCAACAATTATTGCACATCAAGAAGGTGCAGATTCTGCCGCAATAGCTTTTGATGCAGTAAATCATGCAATTTCCAAGAAAAAAGATGTTGTAATACTGGACACTGCGGGAAGGTTGCACACAAAGAAGAATTTGATGGAAGAGTTGAGAAAGATTAACAGGGTTATTAAGAAAAAGATTGAAAATGCGCCACATGAAGTTTTATTGGTAATTGATGCGGTTACAGGTCAAAATGGATTGCAACAGGCAAAGGTCTTTAAAGAATTTGTGGATATTACTGGAATAGTTTTGACCAAATTGGATGGTACAGCAAAAGGTGGAATCGCAATTGCTATTGCAAAGGAACTTGGTATTCCAATAAAGTTTGTAGGTTTAGGGGAAGGAATTGATGATTTAAAACCGTTTGATGCAGAAGATTTTGTTAATGCACTTTTGGAAGGTGAATAA
- a CDS encoding IMP cyclohydrolase, with protein sequence MNIKRALISVSDKRGIVEFSKKLREFGVEIISTGGTAKLLEENGISVKKVSEITGFPEILGGRVKTLHPKIFGAILARFDNKEHLNDLAKNDIMPIDMVVVNLYPFEEVAKRTRNEEKLIENIDIGGVALLRAAAKNYRDVVVISDPDDYRKVIKSLEECGDVPLQKRRIFALKAFYRTMRYDSEIHSVLSELFASGNF encoded by the coding sequence ATGAATATTAAAAGGGCTTTAATTAGTGTTTCAGACAAGAGAGGGATTGTTGAATTTTCAAAAAAATTAAGGGAGTTTGGTGTTGAAATAATAAGTACTGGTGGAACTGCAAAGCTTTTGGAAGAAAATGGCATATCTGTTAAAAAAGTTTCTGAAATAACCGGTTTTCCAGAGATTTTGGGGGGGAGGGTAAAAACTCTTCATCCAAAAATTTTTGGTGCTATTTTGGCGAGGTTTGATAACAAAGAACATTTGAATGATTTGGCAAAGAATGATATTATGCCTATTGATATGGTAGTAGTGAACTTATATCCTTTTGAGGAAGTTGCAAAGAGAACTAGAAATGAAGAAAAGCTAATTGAAAATATAGATATAGGAGGAGTTGCATTATTAAGAGCAGCTGCGAAGAATTATAGAGATGTTGTTGTAATTTCTGATCCTGATGATTATAGGAAAGTTATAAAAAGTCTTGAAGAATGTGGGGATGTACCGCTTCAAAAGAGAAGGATATTTGCATTGAAAGCTTTTTATAGAACAATGAGGTATGATTCTGAAATTCACAGTGTGCTTTCTGAGCTCTTTGCTTCTGGGAATTTTTAA
- the rlmD gene encoding 23S rRNA (uracil(1939)-C(5))-methyltransferase RlmD, translated as MGEMVYIEKMAYGGSGIGKLPGGKVVFVENAYPGELVEVKVLKDKNDYAIARVLNVLERVPERRAVKCPYFKRCGGCNFLDLRYEKQIELKKQVFLEQLFRISKVELDDIGVEQSNQEYGYRLKMEFSITKDRKLGLKMKNSNRIIEIKSCLIAPKPVNDLLKLIPEVLEMFKVDVYDGKRGTLKNVVIRYSPNGELMVIFVTKTEFFKDGKKIAAILAKKVPLLKSVVHVMNSNDKVVLRGPYRILKGEGVITYDFSWEKFQIPPTAFFQNNYYITEKMMEYLTKQLDLKDNEVVLDLFSGLGTFSIRLALLSKFVISVESNHVSVKAGRANANINNVRNIRFVESDAYEFLKEYNRNFDVLVLDPPRSGLEKDLSLEILKRNPEKIAYISCNPTTFSRDLSILLEKYKLKTIRLFDMFPQTYHTELVAILVRK; from the coding sequence ATGGGAGAAATGGTATATATTGAAAAAATGGCATATGGTGGAAGTGGAATTGGAAAATTGCCAGGTGGGAAGGTTGTGTTTGTTGAAAATGCGTATCCGGGTGAACTTGTTGAGGTTAAGGTGTTAAAGGATAAAAATGACTATGCGATTGCCAGGGTATTAAATGTTTTAGAACGTGTTCCTGAAAGAAGAGCTGTAAAATGTCCATATTTTAAAAGATGTGGTGGTTGTAACTTTTTGGATTTAAGATATGAAAAACAAATAGAATTAAAAAAACAGGTTTTTCTTGAACAGCTTTTTAGAATTTCAAAAGTAGAGTTGGATGATATTGGTGTTGAACAAAGCAATCAGGAGTACGGATACAGATTAAAGATGGAGTTTTCTATTACAAAGGATAGAAAACTTGGTTTGAAAATGAAAAATTCGAATAGAATAATAGAGATAAAAAGTTGTTTAATTGCTCCAAAGCCAGTCAATGATTTGTTAAAGCTTATTCCTGAAGTTTTGGAAATGTTTAAGGTTGATGTATATGATGGCAAAAGAGGTACATTGAAAAATGTGGTTATAAGATATTCTCCTAATGGTGAATTGATGGTAATTTTCGTGACTAAAACGGAATTTTTTAAAGATGGTAAAAAAATTGCGGCGATTTTAGCTAAAAAAGTACCTTTGTTGAAGTCAGTGGTGCATGTGATGAACAGCAACGATAAAGTTGTGTTGAGAGGACCTTACCGTATTTTAAAAGGTGAGGGAGTAATTACATACGATTTTAGTTGGGAAAAATTTCAGATCCCACCTACCGCTTTTTTTCAAAATAATTACTATATAACGGAAAAAATGATGGAGTATTTAACAAAACAATTAGATTTAAAAGATAATGAGGTAGTTTTAGATCTCTTTAGTGGTCTTGGAACTTTTTCAATAAGGTTAGCTCTTTTATCAAAATTTGTAATTTCTGTAGAATCAAATCATGTTTCGGTGAAGGCAGGAAGGGCAAATGCTAATATAAATAATGTCAGAAATATAAGATTTGTTGAGTCAGACGCCTATGAATTTTTGAAGGAATATAACAGAAATTTTGATGTTTTGGTTTTAGATCCACCAAGGAGTGGGTTGGAAAAGGACTTGAGCTTGGAAATTTTAAAACGTAATCCTGAAAAAATTGCTTACATTTCTTGTAACCCCACTACCTTTTCAAGGGATTTAAGTATTTTATTAGAAAAGTACAAGTTGAAAACTATAAGGTTATTTGATATGTTTCCACAAACATATCATACAGAATTAGTTGCTATATTAGTTAGAAAGTAA
- the prfB gene encoding peptide chain release factor 2: MIDYELKQRIDEVKKKYEDIVKVFHPQDKLEELKELESLMGASDFWSDQKKAKEISQKAQRIRKIIEDMKDIENKMEDLEAGLELVEEDVTFWETVKQLIEEIEKKVKIFELELILNEKFDASNAYLTIHPGAGGTESQDWASMLLRMYMRWAERRGFNVQVVDYQPGEEAGIKSATLYIKGEYAYGYLKYERGVHRLVRISPFDANKRRHTSFASVNVMPEIEDDIDIDINPEDLRIDTYRASGAGGQYVNKTESAVRITHIPTGIVVTCQTERSQLQNKETAMKVLKARLYQLELEKRQKQLEEIQGELKDISWGNQIRSYVFQPYTMVKDHRTNIETGNIDAVMDGDIDLFIESELIYFAKNRNKK; encoded by the coding sequence ATGATCGATTATGAATTAAAACAAAGAATAGATGAAGTTAAGAAAAAATACGAAGATATTGTAAAGGTATTTCACCCACAAGATAAATTGGAAGAACTTAAAGAATTGGAAAGTTTAATGGGAGCTTCGGATTTTTGGAGTGATCAAAAAAAAGCAAAGGAAATTTCTCAAAAAGCGCAAAGAATAAGAAAGATAATAGAAGATATGAAAGATATAGAAAATAAAATGGAAGATTTAGAAGCTGGATTGGAACTTGTAGAAGAAGATGTAACTTTTTGGGAGACTGTAAAACAATTGATTGAGGAAATAGAAAAGAAGGTTAAAATTTTTGAACTTGAGTTGATATTAAACGAAAAATTTGATGCAAGCAATGCGTATTTGACAATTCATCCTGGTGCGGGTGGAACGGAGTCTCAAGACTGGGCATCTATGTTGCTTAGAATGTATATGAGGTGGGCAGAAAGAAGAGGATTTAATGTGCAGGTTGTTGATTATCAACCAGGTGAAGAGGCGGGGATAAAAAGTGCAACACTTTACATAAAGGGTGAGTATGCTTATGGTTATTTAAAGTATGAAAGAGGTGTTCATAGATTGGTGAGAATTTCACCCTTTGATGCAAACAAAAGACGTCATACGTCTTTTGCATCTGTGAATGTAATGCCGGAGATAGAAGATGATATTGACATCGATATTAATCCAGAAGATTTGAGAATAGATACGTATAGGGCATCAGGTGCAGGTGGACAATATGTAAATAAGACGGAATCTGCTGTGAGAATTACCCATATACCAACGGGAATTGTCGTGACTTGTCAGACAGAGAGATCTCAATTGCAGAATAAAGAAACGGCAATGAAAGTGTTAAAAGCTAGACTATATCAATTAGAACTTGAAAAAAGGCAAAAACAACTTGAGGAAATACAAGGTGAGTTAAAAGATATTTCATGGGGAAATCAGATTAGATCATATGTCTTTCAACCTTATACTATGGTAAAAGATCACAGGACAAATATTGAAACTGGAAATATAGATGCTGTTATGGATGGAGATATCGATTTATTCATTGAAAGTGAGTTAATTTATTTTGCAAAAAACCGGAATAAGAAGTAG